Proteins from a genomic interval of Inediibacterium massiliense:
- the yyaC gene encoding spore protease YyaC yields MDATVSLPPKSIHVDTPMASHHLQKVLTKYLDEYYTNEYGDLIILCIGTDRSTGDSLGPLIGYKLEKHFKNKEGIFVHGTLNDPVHAKNLDTSIEFIYKTYDTPFIIAIDASLGRHESIGQVTIGYGPIKPGAGVNKDLTYIGNIHITGVVNLGGFMEYMVLQNTRLSIVMNMADMISDGILYSIWRQLRKVKKEQSFVPN; encoded by the coding sequence ATGGATGCTACAGTCTCTTTACCTCCTAAGTCTATTCATGTAGATACCCCTATGGCATCTCATCATTTGCAAAAAGTGCTTACTAAGTATCTAGATGAATATTATACAAATGAATATGGTGATTTGATCATTCTCTGCATAGGAACGGATCGATCTACTGGAGATTCATTAGGCCCTTTAATTGGATATAAACTTGAAAAACATTTTAAAAATAAAGAAGGTATTTTTGTTCATGGTACATTAAATGATCCTGTACATGCAAAAAATTTAGATACTTCTATAGAGTTTATATATAAGACCTATGATACTCCTTTTATTATAGCTATAGACGCTTCTTTGGGGAGACATGAAAGTATTGGCCAAGTGACTATAGGATATGGTCCTATCAAGCCAGGAGCAGGGGTAAATAAGGATTTAACTTATATTGGGAATATACACATTACAGGAGTAGTCAATCTAGGAGGATTTATGGAATATATGGTCCTTCAAAATACAAGGCTGAGTATTGTAATGAATATGGCTGATATGATTTCAGACGGGATTTTGTATAGTATTTGGCGTCAATTAAGAAAAGTGAAAAAGGAGCAATCTTTTGTTCCCAATTGA
- a CDS encoding phage tail assembly chaperone, which yields MNTLDLLLQLDEKKLKKPSKEVEIKRLSSMTGEKVIFQVEALTPDKMEEIQEMAMDENQENINIGELQLMTVIEGVKNPRFKTKELMDKFHVYTPKDLVRKLLLPGELLTLYNMIGELSGFDGGAVEEVKN from the coding sequence ATGAATACATTAGATTTGTTGCTTCAATTAGATGAAAAGAAATTAAAAAAGCCTAGTAAAGAAGTAGAAATAAAAAGGTTATCTTCTATGACAGGAGAAAAAGTAATTTTTCAAGTGGAAGCATTAACTCCTGATAAAATGGAGGAAATTCAAGAAATGGCAATGGATGAAAATCAAGAAAATATAAACATTGGGGAATTACAGCTTATGACTGTTATAGAAGGAGTGAAAAACCCAAGGTTTAAAACAAAGGAATTAATGGATAAATTTCATGTATATACACCAAAGGATTTAGTAAGAAAGCTTCTTCTTCCTGGAGAGCTTCTGACTTTATACAATATGATTGGAGAATTAAGCGGGTTTGATGGTGGAGCTGTAGAAGAAGTAAAAAACTAA
- a CDS encoding RNA polymerase sigma factor — MKIDENIYVSRLKNGDPTALEKFMDLYGTKLFRTIYLMVKDEKLAEDILQEVFITLFYKIHQFRKESSLYTWIYKITIHKCNKYMKTSWFQRVFPTDIIWDHFKNSQDFQDEYVDKEHIQNLIFSLPDHYRCILILFYYEDFTMEEIHQITGENINTIKSKLHRGRKLLKDLLEKEMNL, encoded by the coding sequence ATGAAAATAGATGAAAATATATATGTTTCACGACTCAAAAATGGTGATCCAACAGCTTTAGAAAAATTTATGGATCTTTATGGTACTAAACTTTTTAGAACCATTTATCTTATGGTAAAAGATGAAAAATTAGCAGAAGATATTCTTCAAGAAGTTTTTATTACTCTGTTTTATAAAATTCATCAATTTAGAAAAGAATCTTCTCTTTATACTTGGATCTATAAAATCACCATTCATAAATGTAATAAATATATGAAAACCTCTTGGTTTCAAAGAGTTTTCCCTACAGATATCATATGGGATCATTTTAAAAACTCACAAGATTTTCAAGACGAATATGTAGACAAAGAACATATTCAAAACCTTATTTTTTCTCTTCCTGATCATTATCGTTGTATACTCATTCTTTTTTATTATGAAGATTTTACAATGGAAGAAATTCATCAAATTACAGGTGAAAATATAAACACTATAAAAAGCAAACTTCATAGAGGAAGAAAACTGCTTAAAGATTTACTAGAAAAGGAGATGAATTTATGA
- a CDS encoding DUF4446 family protein, with amino-acid sequence MAQMFQFISKNMEIIVFYSALTSILLLILVCIQGRKFSRLKKKYEKLSNNIEGKNIEEIIHQYYSKIDQLDIRMNNTDLSIEQIQQKLLYAIQKVGIIQYNAFDDIGGSLSFSMALLDEQDNGILITSIYSRNNNVVYGKPIKKGKSSHTLSVEELQALDRAKRQSLNEYVKKAL; translated from the coding sequence ATGGCGCAGATGTTTCAGTTTATAAGCAAAAATATGGAAATCATTGTTTTTTATAGTGCTCTGACGAGTATATTATTATTAATTCTTGTATGTATACAAGGAAGAAAGTTCTCTAGACTCAAGAAAAAATATGAAAAATTATCAAATAATATAGAAGGGAAAAATATAGAAGAAATTATTCATCAATATTATTCTAAAATTGATCAGTTAGATATTCGTATGAACAATACAGATCTTTCTATAGAACAAATACAACAAAAACTTCTTTATGCTATTCAAAAGGTTGGAATTATTCAATATAATGCATTTGATGATATAGGCGGAAGCTTGAGTTTTTCTATGGCATTACTAGATGAACAAGACAATGGAATATTAATTACAAGTATTTATAGTAGAAATAATAATGTAGTTTATGGAAAGCCTATTAAAAAAGGAAAGTCATCACATACTCTTTCTGTGGAAGAACTTCAAGCACTCGATCGAGCAAAGAGACAATCTTTAAATGAATATGTGAAGAAAGCTTTATAA
- a CDS encoding aminotransferase class V-fold PLP-dependent enzyme → MIYLDNAATTYPKPEDVYVAMDVCMRKYGANPGRSGHALALEAGRIIYRTRELLCKLFHIENPMQIIFTCNATDSLNLALKGILKRGDHVITTSMEHNSMIRPIMTLKDIGVEHTIVQCNQNGEINPKDIKKAIQKNTKLIAMTHGSNVTGTIMPIDEVGKIAKEANILFLVDAAQTAGVYPIDVQKMNIDLLAAPGHKGLLGPQGTGILYIKEGLELIQMKEGGTGSKSELLTQPDILPDRYESGTPNTSGIAGLGAGVEFILKEGIEKIREHEESLTKCMLEGLKQIEKVKIYGPKDEKKQAAVVSMNIGEEDSSEVSYLLDKVFSIGVRSGLHCAPVAHRTIGTFEQGTVRFSMGYFNTIEDIKKAIKAIERICEEMEK, encoded by the coding sequence GTGATTTATTTAGATAATGCAGCAACAACTTATCCTAAGCCAGAAGATGTATATGTAGCTATGGATGTATGTATGAGAAAATATGGAGCAAATCCAGGGAGATCTGGCCATGCATTAGCTCTAGAGGCTGGAAGGATCATCTATCGAACAAGAGAACTTTTATGCAAATTGTTTCATATTGAGAATCCTATGCAAATTATTTTCACATGCAATGCTACAGATTCTTTAAATCTAGCTTTAAAAGGGATATTAAAAAGAGGAGATCATGTGATTACAACTAGTATGGAGCATAATTCTATGATTCGTCCAATTATGACCCTTAAAGATATAGGAGTAGAACATACGATTGTGCAATGCAACCAAAATGGAGAAATCAATCCAAAAGATATAAAAAAAGCTATTCAAAAAAATACAAAGCTTATAGCTATGACACATGGATCGAATGTAACCGGAACCATTATGCCAATTGATGAGGTAGGTAAAATTGCAAAAGAAGCTAATATTTTGTTTTTAGTAGATGCAGCTCAAACAGCAGGGGTCTATCCTATAGATGTACAAAAAATGAATATAGATCTTTTGGCAGCTCCAGGACATAAAGGATTATTAGGACCACAAGGAACTGGTATTTTGTATATCAAAGAAGGTCTAGAATTGATACAAATGAAAGAAGGAGGAACAGGGAGTAAGTCTGAACTATTAACACAACCAGATATACTTCCAGATCGATATGAAAGTGGAACTCCAAATACAAGTGGTATTGCTGGATTAGGAGCAGGAGTTGAGTTTATATTAAAAGAAGGAATAGAAAAAATTAGAGAGCATGAAGAATCTTTGACCAAGTGCATGTTAGAAGGATTGAAACAAATAGAGAAAGTAAAAATATATGGGCCAAAGGATGAAAAAAAACAAGCAGCTGTGGTTTCTATGAATATAGGAGAAGAAGATTCTTCAGAAGTGAGTTATTTATTAGATAAAGTTTTTTCTATAGGAGTACGATCTGGCCTTCATTGTGCGCCAGTTGCCCATAGAACAATAGGAACTTTTGAGCAGGGAACAGTTCGATTTAGTATGGGATATTTTAACACAATAGAAGATATAAAAAAGGCCATTAAGGCAATTGAAAGAATTTGTGAAGAAATGGAGAAGTAG
- a CDS encoding DUF4184 family protein has translation MPFTFSHPAIVLPIKDKYTKYFNLTALILGSMAPDFEYFLKFRPIRTIGHSLLGFFVLNLPLCFIFAYLFHMLIKKSFIMSLPTPLDRWYSYIAYEKWRLSSINEYIIFVYSSLLGMISHVLWDGFTHGRGFFVQKISLLTKNIVIMNHFIPVYKLLQHGSTFLGFFIILFYIYQKRRFKNYSLFYWSTKRKLFYYSFIFMIAVLFLLGRISLMDQIHIFYIGTYIVTFIDGIIIGMMVFSILNRTNRYMI, from the coding sequence ATGCCATTTACTTTTTCACATCCAGCTATTGTTTTACCTATCAAAGACAAGTATACAAAGTATTTTAATTTAACAGCTTTGATTTTAGGAAGTATGGCTCCAGATTTTGAATATTTTTTAAAATTTAGACCAATAAGAACAATTGGTCATTCTTTATTAGGATTTTTTGTTTTAAATTTACCACTATGCTTTATTTTTGCTTATTTATTTCATATGTTGATAAAAAAATCTTTTATCATGAGCTTACCTACTCCATTAGATCGTTGGTATAGTTATATTGCTTATGAAAAATGGAGATTAAGTTCTATAAATGAATATATTATTTTTGTATATTCATCTTTATTAGGAATGATTTCTCATGTCTTGTGGGATGGATTTACTCATGGCAGAGGATTTTTTGTACAAAAAATTTCGCTTTTAACAAAAAATATTGTAATAATGAATCATTTTATCCCAGTTTATAAATTGCTGCAGCATGGAAGTACTTTTTTAGGATTTTTCATTATTCTTTTTTATATCTATCAAAAGAGAAGGTTTAAAAATTATTCTCTTTTCTATTGGAGTACAAAGAGAAAACTTTTTTATTATAGTTTTATTTTCATGATAGCTGTACTTTTTTTATTAGGAAGAATCTCTTTAATGGATCAGATACATATTTTTTATATAGGGACTTATATAGTTACATTTATTGATGGAATCATAATAGGAATGATGGTATTTTCTATTTTAAATAGAACAAATAGGTATATGATATAA
- a CDS encoding YkuS family protein, whose product MPKIIAIQDNLKPLGKELEARGYEVVHENYDKAVDAILYDSNHSSLSYLENFDNVIDMDRGALIINVANKNIQQIIYAIEKRAYESLF is encoded by the coding sequence ATGCCAAAGATTATTGCTATACAAGATAATTTAAAACCTCTTGGAAAAGAATTAGAAGCAAGGGGTTATGAAGTAGTACATGAAAATTATGATAAAGCAGTAGATGCTATTTTGTATGATAGCAATCACAGTAGCTTGAGTTACCTTGAAAACTTTGACAATGTTATAGATATGGACCGAGGAGCTCTGATTATTAATGTAGCCAATAAAAATATACAACAGATCATTTATGCTATTGAGAAAAGAGCTTATGAATCATTGTTTTAA
- a CDS encoding phage tail sheath C-terminal domain-containing protein — protein sequence MGLPQILINFKTQGTTAIQRSARGIVALILKEDKVDLESVEYRSIDEVAKDNWTKENRDYIEKTLMGIPSKIIIERIGKEEDYAVALKRLKNKKWNYLSIPDISQEAVQNIVSWIKEQRQNNKKTFKAVLPNVEADHEGIINFATEGIKVGDMTYSASQYTCRIAGVLAGLPFTRSSTYYALNELESITESENPDKDIDAGKLILIHDGEKIKIGRGVNSLTTTTATKGEEFKKIKIVDAVDLMRDDIHDTFDGSYVGKVVNSYDNKVLFLAALNAYFEELERIDVLDPDYDSKAEIDMLGQRLYLMKKGVEVEALKEQEIKEYNTGSEVFIKAKVKFLDAMEDLTMEIFM from the coding sequence ATGGGTTTACCACAAATATTAATAAACTTTAAAACACAAGGAACAACTGCAATTCAAAGAAGTGCTAGAGGAATTGTAGCACTTATTTTAAAAGAGGATAAAGTGGATTTAGAATCAGTAGAATATAGATCTATCGATGAAGTAGCAAAAGACAACTGGACAAAAGAGAACAGAGACTACATTGAAAAAACGCTCATGGGAATACCTAGCAAAATTATTATTGAAAGAATTGGAAAGGAAGAAGATTATGCAGTAGCTTTAAAAAGATTGAAAAATAAAAAGTGGAATTATCTTTCTATTCCAGATATTTCACAAGAAGCAGTTCAAAATATTGTTTCATGGATTAAAGAACAAAGACAAAACAATAAAAAGACATTTAAAGCAGTACTTCCCAATGTAGAGGCAGATCATGAAGGAATTATCAATTTTGCAACAGAAGGTATAAAGGTAGGAGATATGACTTATAGCGCAAGTCAATATACTTGTAGGATTGCTGGAGTGCTTGCAGGACTTCCATTTACAAGAAGCTCTACTTATTATGCACTTAATGAACTAGAAAGCATTACAGAATCAGAAAATCCAGATAAAGATATTGATGCTGGAAAATTAATTCTTATCCATGATGGAGAAAAAATCAAAATAGGCAGGGGAGTCAATTCTTTGACTACTACTACAGCTACAAAGGGTGAAGAATTTAAGAAAATTAAGATTGTAGATGCAGTAGATCTGATGAGAGATGATATTCATGATACTTTTGATGGATCTTATGTAGGAAAAGTTGTAAATTCCTATGATAATAAAGTATTGTTTTTAGCTGCACTGAATGCTTATTTTGAGGAATTAGAAAGAATAGATGTATTAGACCCAGATTATGATAGCAAGGCCGAGATTGATATGCTTGGGCAAAGATTATATCTCATGAAAAAAGGTGTAGAGGTAGAAGCATTAAAGGAACAAGAAATCAAAGAGTACAATACTGGAAGTGAAGTATTTATTAAGGCAAAAGTAAAGTTTTTAGATGCAATGGAAGACTTAACAATGGAAATATTTATGTAA
- a CDS encoding TspO/MBR family protein: MKVIKVKGRKNIFALIVCILIPELVGVLSAFLTKDTYREYANLIKPDFSPPGWVFPIVWTILYFLMGIASYRIFMLGTQNPKVKKALFFYGLQLFFNFFWPILFFGLGLRGFAFVELIVLWVLILITFKKFYKLDAWAGYLLIPYIIWVAFAGILNFFVWKLNQ; encoded by the coding sequence ATGAAGGTGATCAAAGTAAAAGGAAGAAAAAATATTTTTGCATTGATTGTATGTATATTGATTCCTGAGTTAGTAGGGGTATTAAGTGCTTTTTTGACAAAAGATACATATAGGGAGTATGCAAACTTGATTAAACCAGATTTTTCTCCACCAGGATGGGTTTTTCCTATTGTATGGACGATTCTTTATTTTTTAATGGGTATAGCAAGTTATAGAATTTTTATGTTAGGGACTCAAAATCCTAAAGTAAAAAAGGCATTGTTTTTTTATGGATTACAACTCTTTTTTAATTTTTTTTGGCCAATACTTTTCTTTGGACTTGGGTTAAGGGGATTTGCGTTTGTAGAATTGATTGTTTTGTGGGTTCTTATTCTCATTACTTTTAAAAAATTTTACAAATTAGATGCATGGGCAGGATATTTGTTGATTCCATATATCATATGGGTGGCTTTTGCAGGGATTTTAAATTTTTTTGTTTGGAAATTAAATCAATAA
- a CDS encoding phage tail terminator family protein yields the protein MITLLKIQETVLKILKSHFDTSYFYETMQGESLDRPAFFIEVLPVSTTLESRYHQNKKIKIKIEYFSKSQTIKENIEILEKLQDIFSCVLEVEDRKFTIQETTVKMVDKVLVFSFEIAFIDTIDQMKVYGYKNYEMMKDLRIKEEI from the coding sequence ATGATTACATTATTAAAAATTCAAGAGACTGTATTAAAAATATTAAAGAGTCATTTTGATACGAGTTATTTCTATGAAACCATGCAGGGAGAATCATTGGATAGACCTGCATTTTTTATTGAAGTTTTACCTGTATCTACTACGTTAGAAAGCAGATATCATCAAAATAAAAAAATCAAAATAAAGATTGAGTACTTTTCAAAAAGCCAAACCATCAAAGAAAATATTGAGATATTAGAAAAACTTCAGGATATTTTTTCTTGTGTTTTAGAAGTAGAGGATAGGAAATTTACTATTCAAGAAACTACAGTAAAAATGGTAGATAAAGTATTGGTGTTTTCTTTTGAAATAGCTTTTATAGATACAATAGATCAGATGAAGGTCTATGGTTATAAAAATTATGAAATGATGAAGGATTTAAGAATAAAGGAGGAGATTTAA
- a CDS encoding tetratricopeptide repeat protein → MKYITIKIKHILCFIVILFIGFLSFQIFYPDILYGIGKLYDMNENHDIANGYYEKILETDPSSPLAAFTTHRKFLNILSSKNLSLMTDIVYIDHDSSCKSGFNISKEDLKKINEQYEKVIQNCINPNLKLKLQLDTALLNWFGGDYHRSIEILNAKDQAGDPALLNFHKLFLSSIHLLTGDIEKIPTIIDKNNLDSYAPLKDKASFILSYYHLLRGEDYSVPSYEMTQYLSLSNEYEIYARLLNIEDALQNISYQLKRNSTSGDGQIYGTLTLEKQPLPYKILLLKREDDTSFSASFVGEDSISMSITDQNGNFSFINIPKGKYKIAAYVPWPLIKGKNFFTPQGGSIQLEQSTKYETHISFTPKLNIKNVKVSSDHTKLDFDFDPIENASYYVLTMGEVVKENNQENAEYTFYSDPFTQNHISINVNDHRESRSGGMVWDDQGIVPSYVWGPFYTEGKYTYKITAYDQYGIIGDSFGVWSNETYPTIWIPGSPFTKEDHLLFNRSYEKAIKGYKKILETNPNDIHALRVLSVLYSFGYKAEPENKDIKNAIIYTEKLHNLLPHDKRIKEDLQDLRNEFKNNLK, encoded by the coding sequence ATGAAATATATTACAATCAAAATAAAGCACATATTATGCTTTATAGTCATTTTATTCATAGGTTTTTTAAGCTTTCAAATCTTTTATCCAGATATACTTTATGGAATTGGAAAATTATACGATATGAATGAAAACCATGACATAGCCAACGGCTATTATGAAAAAATATTAGAAACAGATCCTTCTAGCCCTTTAGCTGCTTTTACTACCCATAGAAAATTTTTAAATATATTATCTTCTAAAAATCTTTCTCTTATGACAGATATAGTATACATCGATCATGATTCATCTTGTAAAAGTGGTTTTAATATTTCAAAAGAAGATTTAAAAAAGATTAATGAACAATATGAAAAAGTTATTCAAAACTGCATCAATCCCAATTTAAAATTAAAACTACAATTAGATACAGCTCTTTTAAATTGGTTTGGAGGAGATTATCATAGATCTATAGAAATTCTTAATGCAAAAGATCAAGCAGGTGACCCTGCCCTTTTAAATTTTCATAAGTTATTTCTATCTTCTATTCATCTTTTGACAGGAGATATTGAAAAAATTCCAACCATAATAGATAAAAATAATTTAGATTCTTATGCTCCTTTAAAAGATAAAGCATCTTTTATTCTTTCTTATTATCATTTATTAAGGGGAGAAGACTATTCTGTACCTTCCTATGAAATGACTCAATATCTTTCTTTATCTAATGAATATGAAATTTATGCTAGACTTCTCAATATAGAAGATGCACTACAAAATATTTCATACCAACTCAAAAGAAACTCTACATCTGGAGATGGACAAATTTATGGAACATTAACACTAGAAAAACAACCTCTTCCTTATAAAATTTTGCTACTTAAAAGAGAAGATGACACCTCATTTTCTGCATCTTTTGTAGGTGAAGACTCTATTTCCATGTCCATCACAGACCAAAACGGTAATTTTTCTTTTATAAATATTCCTAAAGGAAAATATAAAATTGCAGCTTATGTTCCTTGGCCCTTAATTAAAGGGAAAAATTTTTTTACTCCACAGGGAGGCTCTATTCAACTTGAACAAAGTACAAAATATGAGACACATATATCTTTTACTCCAAAATTAAATATTAAAAATGTAAAAGTATCTTCCGATCATACAAAGCTTGATTTTGATTTTGATCCTATAGAAAATGCATCTTATTATGTTTTAACAATGGGAGAAGTGGTTAAGGAAAACAACCAAGAAAATGCCGAATATACTTTTTATTCTGATCCTTTTACACAAAATCACATCTCCATAAATGTAAATGACCATAGAGAAAGTAGAAGTGGTGGCATGGTTTGGGATGATCAAGGAATTGTTCCTTCTTATGTATGGGGTCCCTTTTATACTGAAGGAAAATACACCTATAAAATTACTGCCTATGATCAATATGGAATCATTGGGGATAGCTTTGGTGTATGGTCTAATGAAACATATCCTACCATATGGATTCCTGGATCTCCATTTACAAAAGAAGACCATTTATTATTCAATCGATCTTATGAAAAAGCCATAAAAGGATACAAAAAGATTTTAGAAACAAATCCGAATGATATTCATGCTCTCAGAGTATTATCCGTACTGTATTCCTTTGGTTACAAAGCAGAACCTGAAAATAAAGATATTAAAAATGCTATTATCTATACAGAAAAGTTACACAATCTTCTTCCTCATGATAAACGTATCAAAGAAGATCTTCAAGATCTAAGAAATGAATTTAAAAATAATTTAAAATAA
- a CDS encoding phage tail tube protein: MANKIAGNRVINGTWGEIWLDGDKVSELTGLEAKITLKKEDVNMCGVLAKDTKITGWEGKGTLKMHKVNSRMAIKLGDMIKKGKDVRFTIVSKLADPDTVNGQSERVVLKEVSFDDLTLMNFETKALGKVECPFTFTDYDFADMIQPE, from the coding sequence ATGGCAAATAAAATAGCTGGAAATAGAGTGATTAATGGTACATGGGGAGAAATTTGGTTAGATGGAGATAAGGTCAGTGAGTTAACAGGACTTGAGGCAAAGATTACATTGAAAAAAGAAGATGTAAATATGTGTGGCGTTTTGGCAAAGGATACAAAGATTACAGGATGGGAAGGAAAAGGAACACTAAAGATGCACAAAGTAAACTCTAGGATGGCAATCAAGCTAGGAGATATGATTAAAAAAGGAAAAGATGTAAGGTTTACTATTGTTTCAAAATTAGCTGATCCAGATACAGTAAATGGTCAATCAGAAAGAGTTGTACTCAAAGAAGTAAGCTTTGATGATTTAACTCTTATGAATTTTGAGACAAAAGCATTAGGAAAAGTAGAATGTCCATTTACATTTACAGACTATGATTTTGCTGATATGATTCAGCCAGAATAA
- a CDS encoding MATE family efflux transporter codes for MMKNTKLTEGSISKALIKLAIPITGTAFVQMAYNMTDMIWIGRVGSKSVAAVGTAGFFTWLAMAFILIPKTAAEIGVAQSIGKEDIKSAKGYVQNTIQLIILLAILYGAVILLFRNELIDFFNIGDQEVIEKAIDYLVIVTLGFVFYFLNPVLTGILNGYGNSKTPFIMNCIGLVANMLLDPLLIFGLGPIPALGVKGAAIATISAQLIVTISFILNIRGKFILFNNFSLFKKPEMDYMKKIIKIGSPVGFQNGLFTIFSMFIARIVAHWGPVPIAVQKVGAQIEAISWMTAGGFSTALGTFVGQNYGARKGERIYKGYFIALGIVGCIGVFATLLLILGAKPIFSVFIPEKEAIDYGVEYLRILGLSQLFICIEITTTGAFNGIGRTIPPSVIGIVFTGLRVPVAKIISSEKLLGLNGVWWSISMSSVIKGIILTTWFMMLLYKSPQMRMRHRTDQ; via the coding sequence ATGATGAAAAATACGAAGTTAACAGAGGGAAGTATTTCAAAAGCTTTAATCAAACTAGCTATCCCCATTACAGGTACTGCTTTTGTTCAAATGGCTTACAATATGACAGATATGATCTGGATTGGAAGGGTAGGAAGCAAATCTGTAGCAGCTGTAGGAACAGCAGGATTTTTTACTTGGCTTGCTATGGCATTTATATTAATACCAAAGACTGCTGCTGAAATAGGAGTGGCTCAATCTATAGGAAAAGAGGATATAAAGAGTGCAAAAGGATATGTTCAAAATACAATTCAATTGATTATTTTGTTAGCCATATTATATGGAGCGGTTATTTTATTGTTTCGAAACGAACTTATTGACTTTTTTAATATAGGAGATCAAGAGGTTATTGAAAAAGCTATTGATTATTTGGTGATTGTAACCTTAGGCTTTGTTTTTTATTTTTTAAATCCTGTATTAACAGGAATTTTAAATGGTTATGGAAATAGTAAAACTCCTTTTATTATGAATTGTATTGGACTAGTTGCAAATATGTTATTAGATCCTTTATTAATATTTGGATTAGGTCCTATTCCTGCTTTAGGAGTAAAGGGTGCCGCTATTGCAACTATTAGTGCTCAATTGATTGTAACTATAAGCTTTATTTTAAATATTAGAGGAAAATTTATACTATTTAATAACTTTTCTTTATTTAAGAAACCAGAAATGGATTATATGAAAAAAATAATAAAAATAGGATCTCCTGTAGGGTTTCAAAATGGTTTGTTTACTATATTTTCTATGTTTATTGCAAGAATTGTTGCTCATTGGGGGCCTGTACCCATTGCAGTTCAAAAGGTAGGTGCTCAGATTGAAGCTATTTCTTGGATGACAGCAGGAGGATTCTCAACAGCTCTTGGAACTTTTGTAGGCCAAAATTATGGAGCAAGAAAAGGAGAAAGAATTTATAAAGGATATTTTATTGCTCTAGGAATAGTAGGATGTATAGGAGTTTTTGCAACGTTGTTATTAATATTAGGAGCAAAGCCCATATTTTCAGTATTTATACCAGAAAAAGAGGCGATTGATTATGGAGTTGAATATTTAAGAATTTTAGGTTTGTCTCAATTGTTTATTTGTATAGAAATTACTACAACTGGAGCTTTCAATGGAATTGGACGTACAATTCCTCCATCTGTTATAGGAATTGTTTTTACTGGTCTTAGAGTTCCAGTAGCAAAGATTATTTCTTCTGAAAAATTATTAGGATTAAATGGAGTATGGTGGAGTATTAGTATGAGTAGTGTTATTAAAGGAATTATTTTAACTACATGGTTTATGATGCTTCTTTATAAAAGTCCTCAAATGCGAATGAGACATAGAACGGATCAATAA